In Penaeus monodon isolate SGIC_2016 chromosome 43, NSTDA_Pmon_1, whole genome shotgun sequence, one DNA window encodes the following:
- the LOC119568076 gene encoding iron-regulated protein FrpC-like, with the protein MTLGNDPLDMTLGNDALDTTLGNDALDTTLGNDALDTTLRNDALDTTLGNDSLDTTLGNDPLDTTLGNDALDTTLGNERFGHDSRERRFGNDSRERPFGDYSRERPFGHDSRERRFGHDSRERRFENDSRERPFGDYSRERPFGHDSRERRFGHDSRERRFGHDSWERRFGHDSRERRFGHDSQERRFGHDSRERLFGDDSRERRFGHDSQERRFGHDSRERRFGHDSRERLFGHDSRERRFGHDSRERRFGNDSRERPFGDDSRERPFGHDSRERFFGHDSRERRFENDSRERPFGDYSRERFFGHDSRERPFGHDSRERRFGDDSWERPFGHDSWERRFGHDSRERRFGHDSRERRFGHDSRERRFGHDSQERRFGHDSQERPFGNDSRQRPFGHDTWERRFGDDSRERRFGHDSRERRFGTTLGNDALDMTLGNDALDTTLGNDALDTTLGNDALETTLGNDALDTTLGNDALETTLGNDALDTTLGNDALETTLGNDALETTLGNDALDTTLGNDDPGFGSTASQNPIIFVCFGASFNSVW; encoded by the coding sequence ATGACTCTCGGGAACGACCCTTTGGACATGACTCTCGGGAACGACGCTTTGGACACGACTCTTGGGAACGACGCTTTGGACACGACTCTCGGGAACGACGCTTTGGACACGACTCTCAGGAACGACGCTTTGGACACGACTCTTGGGAACGATTCTTTGGACACGACTCTCGGGAACGACCCTTTGGACACGACTCTCGGGAACGACGCTTTGGACACGACTCTCGGGAACGAACGCTTTGGACACGACTCTCGGGAACGACGCTTTGGAAACGACTCTCGGGAACGACCCTTTGGAGACTACTCTCGGGAACGACCCTTTGGACACGACTCTCGGGAACGACGCTTTGGACACGACTCTCGGGAACGACGCTTTGAAAACGACTCTCGGGAACGACCCTTTGGAGACTACTCTCGGGAACGACCCTTTGGACACGACTCTCGGGAACGACGCTTTGGACACGACTCTCGGGAACGACGCTTTGGACACGACTCTTGGGAACGACGCTTTGGACACGACTCTCGGGAACGACGCTTTGGACACGACTCTCAGGAACGACGCTTTGGACACGACTCTCGGGAACGACTCTTTGGAGACGACTCTCGGGAACGACGCTTTGGACACGACTCTCAGGAACGACGCTTTGGACACGACTCTCGGGAACGACGCTTTGGACACGACTCTCGGGAACGACTCTTTGGACACGACTCTCGGGAACGACGCTTTGGACACGACTCTCGGGAACGACGCTTTGGAAACGACTCTCGGGAACGACCCTTTGGAGACGACTCTCGGGAACGACCCTTTGGACACGACTCTCGGGAACGATTCTTTGGACACGACTCTCGGGAACGACGCTTTGAAAACGACTCTCGGGAACGACCCTTTGGAGACTACTCTCGGGAACGATTCTTTGGACACGACTCTCGGGAACGACCCTTTGGACACGACTCTCGGGAACGACGCTTTGGAGACGACTCTTGGGAACGACCCTTTGGACACGACTCTTGGGAACGACGCTTTGGACACGACTCTCGGGAACGACGCTTTGGACACGACTCTCGGGAACGACGCTTTGGACACGACTCTCGGGAACGACGCTTTGGACACGACTCTCAGGAACGACGCTTTGGACACGACTCTCAGGAACGACCCTTTGGAAACGACTCTCGGCAACGACCCTTTGGACACGACACTTGGGAACGACGCTTTGGAGACGACTCTCGGGAACGACGCTTTGGACACGACTCTCGGGAACGACGCTTTGGAACGACTCTCGGGAACGACGCTTTGGACATGACTCTCGGGAACGACGCTTTGGACACGACTCTCGGGAACGACGCTTTGGACACGACTCTTGGGAACGACGCTTTGGAGACGACTCTTGGGAACGACGCTTTGGACACGACTCTCGGGAACGACGCTTTGGAGACGACTCTTGGGAACGACGCTTTGGACACGACTCTCGGGAACGACGCTTTGGAGACGACTCTCGGGAACGACGCTTTGGAGACGACTCTTGGGAACGACGCTTTGGACACGACTCTCGGGAACGAc